The sequence below is a genomic window from Bradysia coprophila strain Holo2 chromosome X unlocalized genomic scaffold, BU_Bcop_v1 contig_128, whole genome shotgun sequence.
CATAAACCAACCAATCAACTCAGAGAATAACCAAAATTCAATCATGTATCAGTCCGAAACAGAAGAACAAGAAGATTTTTGGGTCTGTCATAACTATTCACTACACAAATTGGAAACAATTCACTTGGGGATGTTGTCCCCTGAACTTCTTGTTCAACCATCTTTTTATTAATcctatcttcttcttctatcgTCTTACAACAGTCTCCTTAGATTCAATTCATTCTAAAAGCCTTCTTGATCATTGTCAGATTCCTAACATACTCCCACCTTGACCTTAAATAATGTCATCATTATTAAGGTCAACCAATAATGCCACCAGCGTGTGCGACTGAGCCAATATGATTTGCTTTTGCTTTAACAGTCTACACGTCACGTTGTACGTTCTTTAACTGGATGTCTTCGCCAGATGACCATTGACTAAACCAATCTTGATGAATCATTTTCCTGTCATCATTGGATGCTGTCAGATTGCCACTGACCAAATCAATCTTGATGAACCATTTTCTTGTCATCATTGGATGCTGTCAGATTGCTACTGACCAAACCAATCTTGATGAACTATTTTCTTGTCATCATTGGATGCTGCCAGATTGCCACTGACCAAACCAATCTTGATGAACCATTTTCACAGACATTTCTGCACTTGAACTATTTTCTTGTCATCATTGGATGCTGCCAGATTGCCACTGACCAAACCAATCTTGATGAACTATTTTCTTGTCATCATTGGATGCTGCCAGATTGCCACTGACCAAACCAATCTTGATGAACTATTTTCACAGACATTTCTGCACTTGAACTATTTTCTTGTCATCATTGGATGCTGCCAGATTACCACTGACCAACCCAATCTTGATGAACTATTTTCTTGTCATCATTGGATGCTGCCAGATTGCCACTGAGCAAACCAATCTTGATGAACCATTTTCACAGACATTTCTGcactttcttcttcttcgaaTGTTAGATCTTTTGATGAACTGTCTGGCTTCAGCGAAACACTGAATTGTGGGTGAATCTAATTTGTGTCTACTGCACAACCAACGGACCAACGATGTGTGACTACTGCACAACCAACGGAACAACGATTTGTGACTACTGCACAACCAACGGGACAACGATTTGAAAGTTTTCTTAGACCGAATCaatttgacaaatttcaaGGTTTCTTGAAAGATAAATACTGCCTGTGTCCAATCCACACTCGGGTGAGCTGACTCCGGACACATCCCCAGTAAATATCTTACCTCTACTCTTTATCTCCATCGAAAATGGATACTGATGGTTCTATATCCAACGGCCACATTTGTCAACTAACTGATGTCTTAACCAACCAATAATTATACTTCATTCACAGGAACTGAACGCTTTGGATTTTTACACAACAAACTAACTTTACTTTGTCAACAGACAAACCCTTTTCTTTATGAAGTAGTTGTAGCGTTTCCTCGTGTTGTTGAACCTTGCATTCGAATGTATCTTTCCAACCGATTGCATCATACCGTTTCCACAACCAACTTAAGTATACCTTGGTTCACCTCCAACTGAAGTTCACAACCGACTGGACCATAACCTTGTCCATGACAAACTGTACTACGTTTTGTTTTCCACGAATTTATGTTGATTCTTGTATGGCGGTGTGAAGTACCTGGGGCAACTATGAAGGCATTTGTCTTTTTTCTTATCCTTCAAGCAACttcagcatttttttttcttttttctctcttaGTAACTTCAGCAGTTCAATTTAGCCTTCAACTAATATAACTTCAGCTTCTTATTACGCCTAAAACAACTTTCGCCCTTCTTTTTTTCCTGTATTTAACTAACTTCAGCTCCTTTAACTAACTTCGTCCTCAAAAAGCTTCAGCTCTTACATTTTGCCTTCCGCTAACTTCCTCAACTTCGTCTAGAATCAAACGACCCCCAATATAACCCATAGCTACACCACTCCCGAAtcatgtttaaaataaaattattcacgCCAATAAACCACAAGTTTACATAAGCTAATATAAACTTGTGAAAAATcgtaatgaaaaattgtatttgtgACAATTATCACTGCATTTATCACTAATCGccatttcgaacaaaaaactAGTTAACCTAAATACCAGTCCCTAGCTTTCTTACCCAGACCTTCCCATCAACGACACCATTACTCACCACCCAATTCGTCTTGACTCGGACCACCTATGCTTTTGCTTGTCTGAACGTTCAACGTAGCATACAACGATTTTGACTTTCTCAGCGATTGTAACCCGCATTTCGTACTATTCGTACTGCAAACCATTGTCAAGCCAACCAAATGTCCATCTAGCCGACCACACGTATGTCGAGCCAACCAAatgtttcgtttattttgaTCACTAAACCACTATATGAGACCAAGAACTGGAGCTACAATCTCTATTGAGATTGTTTTTACCAACTGCGCCACTTGTCACAACTATTCACTACACAAATTGGAAACAATTCACTTGGGGATGTTGTCCCCTGAACTTCTCGTTCAACCATCTTTTTATTAATcctatcttcttcttctatcgTCTTACAACAGTCTCCTTAGATTCAATTCATTCTAAAAGCCTTCTTGATCATTGTCAGATTCCTAACAGGGTCCCTTTGCCATACCAAACATTTCTAACAAAGCAGGAGGTTTCCTAAGGAGCAGATTAAAATGGAAAGTCACATTCACACCAGGCGTTAAAGTTCAAAATATGTTGAATGGAGTGAAAGataaagaaaacaaagaaCCTGCGGGAATTTATAATGTTCCTTGCAATTCATGTGACGAAATATACATCGGCGAATCAAAAAGAGTATCAAACAGGATAGAAGCTCACAAAGACAATGTCCGACGTTACGAATACAATAAATCAGCCATAGCTAGAcacaaagagttgaaaatcttgtctgtagcaggtaactttgtctacaagtaatctacaatagctgccactGGCTGGTCTCTGTACCGTCTGAATGGTATGCCAGTCGGAAGTATACCGTAGCCGTTTGGAAAATCCACAGTTCGAACATGAAACCCATTTGCTGAACTGCGACTCTCTTCCGGTCGATTTCTGCGTCTTGCATGTAGCCGTACCAGCTTTTCACCTCGTACACCACATTACCAACCTGTGCGTCCGGCAAATATCTTCGACTGGAACCTTCGTAGTCTTTATACTCGAACGATGGTACAGCCACTGTTTCGATATTCCCTTCCGCCATCGTTTCCAGCAACACATTGTAGAGTCAGTTCTCGTAGCCTTGGAACGTCGTTTTCTTTCCAGACGGCCACACAAACTGTTTGTGAGCGAAACTGGATCGAATACATTTGGCTCGAATTTCCGGATTTTGTATTGCGTTATAGTGTTTCATGCTTTTGGCCTCAAACAACTGTAGCTTTCTGCCGTCACATCAACAGTTACTCTACCATTGAAAAGTATTCGATCATTGAGTGTTTTCAGTGTAAATTGACAAACTTTGAGAGGGCgccaaaaatcgaaatggtaCCGGATTTTCACGAAAGATGGCGCATTCGATAGCTTGATCCTTAatctttaaacgaaaaatataaaaaatatgttcaccaaatatgaaaatttggagaattttcaattttcccggAAGGTCTGCATGGCCTGGTAACAACTTTGCAGAGCAGACCTTTGCAAAAATTAGGATCAGGTgcttaattgatatctcgccaaAATTTAGGCTAGATGCactcaaattcatcgtattggGGTACGTCATACAAATCATTCCAGTATTCTTATCGTTGCAGTCTTTAGGACTTTACCAATGCgatattcttcttcttctttttcagcctgtttgtATACACTGCTAGATGTAAGTCTCccattttctttccatttcgaacGGTCCATTGCGTCTTGTTGCCGTTTAGAATGATGGTTTTGGTCCACTTTAAAGATGCGACTTTTGTCTGTTGTCGTATCCATTGGTTTGTCTTTCTGTCTCTGACCGTAAAGCCAAGCATACTTCTTTCCGTGGCTCTTTGTGCTACTCTCAGTTTATTTTCAGATGATTTTGTTAAAGTCAAAGTCTCCGCTCCATACGttagcactggaaggacacacaAATTGAATACTTTCCgttttagattttattattcattttgcttttgaaaattagtttgAGTTTCCCGAAAACAGCCCATCCAAGGCCTATCCTACGCCTGATTTCAGCAGTCTGGTTTGCAAGACCTAATTTCAGTTTTATGACCAAGGTAGCTTGGCGAAAAATTttcgaacgataatatcgttttttgaactacattatcgtctaaaaatagtatatttcgtacctcgccttcggctctgtctggaaagctctcacacgctaaaaaagacttttagtccgtagtacgaataatatttttcacatcCGACGGAGAAAAAACGTGACGaagtcctaggtatgaaatagtaaattttgttacgagtgatgaaaagttgaatttttcggtactagtcgtaagcttgtcctaacgaggcggagctttcatcacgagtcacaaacgacgatttttgtgcttgaaaactgaaatgataCGAAACCATAACaccattaacatagaaatcactctacagccatttcaacaacaaaacatgCACACTTGATCGCGGccggaatagttatttatgtaacgtGATGTATATGTGTGAGTGTTTTCTCGCACGCGATGTTCGTTTGTCTTACGAGCAACGCGAGTAAGACAAGAACATCAAAGTGCGAGAAAACACTCACACATATATACATCCAGttacatacaacgttttatgcatgCGATGTTTCTCGTTTCAGTGCGAGAAAAGTTTTCTCGCACGCGATGAGAAACATCGTGTTGcataaaaatatatatgaaaattaatttttggcaGGAGAGAGCGGTCGAGAAAGTACTTTTTGCAACTAAATGACGGAAATCAACTCTTTCTAGCGTAGTAGTCGATAGCATAAGAGTCCACTTTTTTTAACAATGCGACAGATGTGCGAGAAAAGAGTTTGTCGTCCGACAGGTGtgcgagaaattttttttctcgcactGTTTTTGTGAACATTGATCAATGGAACAAGGCAATAAGAGTAGTCGACAAGTCAGTTTcaatattcattcatttaatgaaattccaGTATTGCATTATAATATCTCGaatattacaaaattaacAGGCGAAAGTTAAGTAAATGATCCTTAAAAAGGCTTGCCGTGAAACGTacgataaaaattgaatgtacAATTGTTGAATtcagattttgtaaaatttggaaGGACAGGCGTTTCAGGAGCATCCGAAGAATCTGCACCAGCAGATGCGCCCTCAATTATTGTAATTGATTGTGACATTGTACGGCTGGTATTGCCGGTCGTATCGGAATCGGATGCAGTTCCGATCATCCGAATTTGTTTTGAAGCGAAACTAGCACCATGTGCATCCTCTCGatcaatattttcgatgagCGCAGCAGAAATACCGTCACTTAAACCGGTGATGTTGAGATTAATTTCTTTGGGAGCTGAATCACCCAAATTAGCGACAACGTCATGAGAAGTGGTACTTGTAGATGGAAAAACGGTGTTGCTTGCAGATGGAATAGCGGTGGTGCTTGTAGATGGAAAAACGGTGTTGCTTGCAGATGGAATAGCGGTGGTGCTTGTAGATGGAATAGCGGTGTTGCTTGTAGATGGAATAGCGGTGTTGCTTGTAGATGGAATAGCACTCATCGCATTGCTCGACGAAGAACGTTGAAAAGGTACACCTCCGAAAATTTGTGCAGAAATTTTGCGTTTGCTTGTTGCAGATGACTGCACATATCCGGCTGCAACTTTGCCCGATCGCCAACCAAACTGTCGTTTAATGACATAAAGATCCGCACCAGCATCAGCCAACAATGTAGCTGAACTCCGTCGAAAACAATGTCCTGTGTACAAAGCTGGTGCATCCAAACCGCAAAACGTAGCAATTCGTTTGGGTATCGCCCCAACGGTATTGATGCCAACTGCCTGAGTTGTACACTGCCCATTCCGGTAACACACAAAGAATCGATCATGAGGCGTATGTGACTTTCGTAACAACATGTATTTTCGCACGATGCCCAATAAATTGTATCTCAAACCGCCTTCTGTGATAGCGAAATCTCTTGGATCGTAGTTTTTTGTGTCCCCGATGTAAACATGCAAGTAGTCACCGCGATCAACAACATCTTTCACCGACATTTTTGCCAATTCAGCCCGACGACATCCTCCACCGATACCGATAATTAATGCCGCCTGTGATATAAACACCAATAAGCTGTCGTTCATTAatcgaaaaacattaaaattttaccttcatcattaaaaatttattgtcatcTGCCTCCATGATGAACTTGTTGAAATCGTCGCCCGTCAAAATGCTCGAAATGCAATGAGTCCATGAAATTTGCTGATATCGACGCGTCGTTCCTTGTATATCATGCATTTCAGCTTCGAATACTCGCTCCAAACAGTTGAAGACTTCATAATCttcgattttttgttgaaataacaCAACATCACGTTTTCTGAAATGACTTTCACTCTTTTTTCTTCACACCAACCACAAAACTTTTTGTACACCTTTTCATAattcaatttggattttttcggCAAAGTTTTTTCAATAGCCTCTGCGGCCGACCGCTCAATATCTGAGCATTCCGATTCATCGCTGAATGCAATATCTgcatcaattattatttgattattttcgcTGTTGCTGTCCGCCATGACTCACACCTCGCGTCGTTTGATTTACACTGAAATAAAACGACGTTGTCGCAGCTACAACGCCGTCAGCATAAAATAAAGGATTGCTGCGATCGGAATAGTGTAAAATGATTATATCACATTATGGTCGAGTTGTGGTTcaagtgaaaattattataaaacgacaaaatgttccaaataaattaatcATTTCGCTTAGAAAGAGTTGATTTCCGTCATCTGTTgcaaaaaacgttgttcctaacacggtagatatgccggtattttctcgcacacgatgtcttctcgacctcggcttcgcctcgggtcgagaATCAACATCTAGTGCGAGAAAATACCTTCATATCTAccttgttaggaaaataactattcttgGCCGCAAATACCTCTCTCTGAGaagtacagaaaaattgaacttttcgatcgtagaaTGCGTGTCGAAATCCGTCTAATTTCAGTCTTCAAGCAGAAAAACTATATTATTGgtcacaaaatgaaattattcgtcataaatagttatttatgtatctgttttggacgattgtttttaggcaatttcgcttgttgtagcccgaacgaagtgagggctacatgcgaaagtgcctaaaatcaagcgtccaaaacagatactcaaaaaatttttcatgtaaggggtcgaaaacctgagaaaaatatcgaaactccctcattttcggccccgacacatgaaaacgatattatcgttcctgacgatatcgACCGTGTTGTAAAAGTACTTCCTAGTGTAGTTCTCAAAAGCCTAAACTGAAAGATCATTCTTTTCGTTCCCACACGTAAAATCTGTGAAAGGTCGAAATTGTATTCTTTAATTGTTACGTTAATAAGAAATAAGATTAACACGAAATTCGAATCGTCTTTTGAGTTCTAATCGAATTGTGACGATGAAACGATCAAATTGCTCAATTCCAATTTAGTTACATAACAAAAGCTCTGTTCGCTGCATGAATTATCTAAGTGGACTTCATCCCACTAACGAAAACCAAATGCATTTAACTGTCATATACCATAAGCTTTACACTTTATGTTCCAGGTTATTCGaccaaattgttttcaaattaaaatacgaatgaagacaaaaaaatctcttctttttttgccatATTATACCGATTTCACTATTATATTTTCTCCATCAAATTTAACAAGATACAGTAGGTGTAAAGGTGTTAAAGTAACATTTAATGGTAATAAACAATGTGAAATATCTAAAGAAAAACGTACACCAACGTATCCAGGCGTTTTTAATGCTGCACTTTATTAATGCATTTTCTACTACTCTAATACCCTCACTCATAATAATCtttgtgtatattatataTTCACACATATTTAAATATATTAATATATTTATGTACGTTGATCAAGCGAagttaatgaaatgaaatgaaaaaaaaaaacagtttcctCTTCTAAAAGCGCGcaacaaaattatcaaatataaTCAAACTGCAATGTAATTACTCTTGTCCATCTTCACGTAAATATAATGAGCGTATAACAtttcatatatatacacacgtTATTGCTTATATATATACTAGGTGGTGATACTATCCAttcttataaatttgtttaaaaatgtattcacaattattttgtgGATTTATCATACAATTATAATAATTCGCATCATATACCCCTTGTACACAAGGTATCAATAACTatgttacacattttttttaaacatacgaaaaaaaataccgACTTACTCTCTGCAAATGCAATATATTCATtaatgtaataaataaaatttttgatttcaagTCATTTctcgatatatacgaaaaagaaaaaaaacaacaccaCACTGAATCCTACATATACACAAATATGTCATAATAAAAACGTACCGACATATACATTTAAATGTTATTTAACACATGGGGTATAGTACACTtcgttgaaataaaatataatcttTTTTGTGTAAGAGTATGGTGAATGAGATCTGCTTTTGTGATGTGATATTTCAGTTCAGACTTGTATTCAGTTTAGACTTGTATTCAGTCAAATAAGGACTGTTAAACGAACATAAGGTGTTAGTATCtcgcaaaatataaaaaaattatagaaaaaaaaagttttttttaactttaaacggcaactgttttatttaaatttttttaagaaaagaaaagaattttaaaataaaatttatttgttctttcaacaacaacaacaaaaaattgtatctcaaaaaaaaaaaaattggtggcTTTCTAAATGGAATCGATTGGTCAAgattaataaataattgtttttcgtaTACGTGATTTATATGTTgtcattttggtataaatGACTTATTTTGCTAAACGAATAAAAGTCGTTCTATTTTCAACTGCGCTGCTAGATCgctaattttatattttagcaGCGCACGCGCCTTCGGTGTTAgtcataaaaattattacttaacaataatttattcattttatatttgatgTCAAAGAAAATagtgttgaaaattttaatttaaaataaaatttcagaaaaaaaaacgagaatatCTACAGAGAAGTAATATTAtagataatttgaaaatatttaaataaataaacaagcagcagcagcagccaGCACACATACTCAATATAATATCATTTAATACACAAGTAAATAATCAAGTTTAATTGACCAAATTATTATATAAACTTTGTAATTGTGCTTCGATTCTAATGTGCAACTTTTAAAATACATGAATGACTTTTactgtttaaaataaaaaggaaaagaatcaaaataaataaataaaatttcaactaTTTTATATATCTAGATAGATAGACGTACATTATATACAATTAAAGTGTCAtcatctttaaaataaatttatttgaaagaaacgaaacgaaaattataaaatgaaaaaaataaaagcgaACAGTAtgtcacaaaatgttaaaagatttgatataataattattaaataagtgaaaatgataaaaaatctaAGTTGAGaactcgaaaaattttcggaaaatattcgaatttctgtggaaaaatcatcttgtcaatttgaaaattcaaccAGTATTAGGGCAGGTCACGtcatatt
It includes:
- the LOC119067764 gene encoding mucin-5AC-like, with the translated sequence MEADDNKFLMMKAALIIGIGGGCRRAELAKMSVKDVVDRGDYLHVYIGDTKNYDPRDFAITEGGLRYNLLGIVRKYMLLRKSHTPHDRFFVCYRNGQCTTQAVGINTVGAIPKRIATFCGLDAPALYTGHCFRRSSATLLADAGADLYVIKRQFGWRSGKVAAGYVQSSATSKRKISAQIFGGVPFQRSSSSNAMSAIPSTSNTAIPSTSNTAIPSTSTTAIPSASNTVFPSTSTTAIPSASNTVFPSTSTTSHDVVANLGDSAPKEINLNITGLSDGISAALIENIDREDAHGASFASKQIRMIGTASDSDTTGNTSRTMSQSITIIEGASAGADSSDAPETPVLPNFTKSEFNNCTFNFYRTFHGKPF